In a single window of the Halobaculum lipolyticum genome:
- a CDS encoding DUF6663 family protein, translating into MDDSDGADGDAPVDPWADDADDDWVAGATDSAAAGDAGNDDGGEGTTAPAAAAGADTDDGDASGGAAGGGDGTARLGRRRYRVLDRDGDALVFVDLDTPDPGPGPAPDEGFEPVRVAAAVDADGADGDDLAETVDGLEPGTVVTARLRWPDPDAAADPDADGSPLARVESLTVERESRYLFADGVEPVFEAARDAWQDARAAGEAMGSRVTRDTDGEPNGALYVFAETGARDLLGEFRSGTTPLEPLVDRVNEDLGDDDPREVFVLRPAEGGFVVVYIAFRKDGLLARTVRDTYF; encoded by the coding sequence ATGGACGACAGCGACGGCGCGGACGGGGACGCGCCGGTCGACCCGTGGGCCGACGACGCGGACGACGACTGGGTCGCCGGGGCGACCGACTCGGCGGCGGCGGGCGACGCCGGGAACGACGACGGCGGCGAGGGCACGACCGCACCCGCGGCCGCCGCCGGCGCGGACACCGACGACGGCGACGCTTCCGGGGGCGCCGCCGGCGGCGGCGACGGGACCGCGCGCCTCGGCCGACGCCGCTACCGCGTGCTCGACCGCGACGGCGACGCGCTGGTGTTCGTCGACCTCGACACGCCCGACCCCGGTCCCGGTCCGGCGCCCGACGAGGGGTTCGAGCCGGTGCGGGTCGCGGCCGCGGTCGACGCCGACGGCGCCGACGGCGACGACCTCGCCGAGACGGTCGACGGTCTCGAACCGGGCACCGTCGTCACCGCACGCCTCCGCTGGCCCGACCCGGACGCCGCCGCCGACCCGGACGCCGACGGGAGTCCCCTCGCGCGCGTCGAGTCGCTGACGGTCGAACGCGAGAGCCGCTACCTGTTCGCCGACGGCGTCGAGCCGGTGTTCGAGGCCGCCCGCGACGCGTGGCAGGACGCCCGCGCCGCCGGCGAGGCGATGGGGTCGCGCGTCACCCGCGACACCGACGGCGAGCCGAACGGCGCGCTGTACGTGTTCGCAGAGACCGGCGCCCGGGACCTGCTCGGGGAGTTCCGGTCGGGGACGACGCCGCTGGAGCCGCTGGTCGACCGCGTGAACGAGGACCTCGGGGACGACGACCCCCGCGAGGTGTTCGTCCTCCGCCCCGCCGAGGGCGGCTTCGTCGTCGTGTACATCGCGTTCCGGAAGGACGGCCTGCTCGCGCGGACCGTCCGCGACACCTACTTCTGA
- a CDS encoding FAD-binding oxidoreductase, translated as MDTTGTAAGEAALERLDGDAVERFVAGIHGEVVRPSAPEYEEARAIWNGTVDRHPALIVRCSGTADVVEAVGFARENDLPLAVRGGGHNVAGTAMCDGGVVVDLSAMNGVIVDPDARRAWVQGGATIGDVDRETQLHGLAVPLGVVSETGVAGLTLSGGVGHLRREHGLSLDSLVAAEVVTADGEVLTADTETNADLFWALRGGGGNFGVVTTFEYRLHEVGPEVPTLFVWHPAAAAVDALRAFRTFAATAPRAASVVAFAAVVPELDEFPETAWGSLAVAFLGCYDGSAADADAAFAPIREAAEPVADLSGTMAYTDLQTLLDEDYPDGRNYYWKSTYVDELTDEVVEVVARAGETMPSALSTVDLWHLGGAIDDVAPEATAYPHRGRPYMLTFEANWEDDADTEANVAWVREGIADARATGVASGAYGNFPGAGEETGAPLFGENYERLVRVKRRYDPANLFRLNQNVDPTD; from the coding sequence ATGGACACGACCGGCACGGCGGCGGGAGAGGCGGCGCTCGAACGGCTCGACGGCGACGCGGTCGAGCGCTTCGTCGCGGGGATACACGGCGAGGTGGTGCGGCCGTCGGCCCCCGAGTACGAGGAGGCGCGCGCCATCTGGAACGGGACGGTGGACAGACACCCCGCGCTGATCGTCCGGTGTTCGGGGACGGCGGACGTGGTCGAGGCGGTCGGGTTCGCCCGCGAGAACGACCTCCCGCTGGCGGTGCGCGGCGGCGGCCACAACGTCGCCGGGACGGCGATGTGTGACGGCGGGGTCGTCGTCGACCTCTCGGCGATGAACGGCGTGATCGTGGACCCGGACGCGCGCCGGGCGTGGGTGCAGGGCGGGGCGACCATCGGCGACGTCGACCGCGAGACCCAGCTCCACGGGCTGGCGGTCCCCCTCGGAGTGGTGAGCGAGACCGGCGTCGCCGGGCTGACGCTCTCGGGCGGGGTCGGCCACCTCCGGCGCGAACACGGGCTGTCGCTGGACAGCCTCGTCGCCGCGGAGGTCGTCACCGCCGACGGCGAGGTCCTGACGGCGGACACGGAGACGAATGCGGACCTGTTCTGGGCGCTGCGCGGCGGCGGCGGCAACTTCGGCGTCGTGACGACGTTCGAGTACCGCCTCCACGAGGTGGGTCCCGAGGTGCCGACGCTGTTCGTCTGGCACCCGGCGGCCGCCGCCGTCGACGCGCTGCGTGCGTTCCGGACGTTCGCCGCGACCGCACCCCGGGCGGCGAGCGTCGTTGCGTTCGCCGCGGTCGTCCCCGAACTCGACGAGTTCCCCGAGACCGCGTGGGGGTCGCTGGCGGTCGCGTTCCTCGGCTGCTACGACGGCTCGGCCGCCGACGCCGACGCGGCGTTCGCCCCGATCCGGGAGGCCGCCGAGCCGGTGGCGGACCTGAGCGGGACGATGGCGTACACCGACCTCCAGACGCTGCTCGACGAGGACTACCCGGACGGCCGCAACTACTACTGGAAGTCCACGTACGTCGACGAGTTGACCGACGAGGTCGTCGAGGTCGTCGCCCGCGCGGGCGAGACGATGCCGTCGGCGCTGTCGACGGTCGACCTGTGGCACCTCGGCGGCGCCATCGACGACGTGGCGCCCGAGGCGACCGCCTACCCTCACCGCGGTCGGCCGTACATGCTCACCTTCGAGGCCAACTGGGAGGACGACGCCGACACCGAGGCGAACGTCGCGTGGGTCCGCGAGGGCATCGCCGACGCGCGGGCGACCGGCGTCGCCTCCGGCGCCTACGGCAACTTCCCGGGCGCCGGCGAGGAGACGGGCGCCCCGCTGTTCGGCGAGAACTACGAGCGACTCGTCCGGGTGAAACGCCGGTACGACCCGGCGAACCTGTTCCGGCTGAACCAGAACGTCGACCCGACCGACTGA
- a CDS encoding C-terminal binding protein, which yields MSATDPLVVVSDDPKYDPDRIAEALGCRVETADLSTPDRLRAHAADADAVVVNVASSVPAAVLADLDLSVVARGAVGLDGVDVAAAAEHGVSVVHVPDYCLDEVADHALALLTSLARGIPAYADRAEAGEWEWEPPYPIARLADCTVGVLSFGPIARRFADRVAPLVDDVVAADPYVDDGAFRERDVERVAVDELWRRADHVSVHAPLTDETEGLVDDDALTSLPAHAVVVNTGRGGVVDEDDLRAALDAGDVAAAGLDVLAAEPPPSDHPLFGREDVLVTPHVGWYSGEADRDLNDALARDIGAVFRGETPEGLVDPEADWL from the coding sequence GTGAGCGCCACCGACCCGCTGGTCGTCGTCAGCGACGACCCGAAGTACGACCCCGACCGCATCGCCGAGGCGCTCGGCTGTCGCGTCGAGACGGCCGACCTGTCGACGCCCGACCGCCTCCGAGCGCACGCCGCCGACGCCGACGCGGTCGTCGTGAACGTCGCCTCGTCGGTGCCGGCGGCCGTACTCGCGGACCTCGACCTGTCGGTCGTCGCCCGCGGCGCCGTCGGACTCGACGGCGTCGACGTGGCCGCCGCCGCCGAACACGGCGTCAGCGTGGTCCACGTCCCGGACTACTGTCTCGACGAGGTCGCGGACCACGCGCTCGCGCTGCTCACGTCGCTCGCGCGGGGGATCCCGGCGTACGCCGACCGGGCCGAGGCGGGCGAGTGGGAGTGGGAGCCGCCGTACCCGATCGCCCGCCTCGCCGACTGCACCGTCGGCGTCCTCTCGTTCGGTCCCATCGCCCGCCGGTTCGCCGACCGGGTCGCGCCGCTGGTCGACGACGTCGTCGCCGCCGACCCGTACGTCGACGACGGCGCGTTCCGCGAGCGCGACGTGGAGCGTGTCGCGGTCGACGAACTGTGGCGCCGTGCCGACCACGTCTCCGTCCACGCGCCGTTGACCGACGAGACCGAGGGGCTGGTCGACGACGACGCCCTCACCAGCCTCCCCGCCCACGCGGTCGTCGTCAACACCGGCCGGGGCGGCGTCGTCGACGAGGACGACCTCCGCGCGGCGCTCGACGCCGGGGACGTCGCGGCCGCGGGACTCGACGTGTTGGCGGCGGAACCGCCCCCGTCGGACCACCCGCTGTTCGGGCGCGAGGACGTGCTCGTCACGCCCCACGTCGGCTGGTACTCCGGGGAGGCCGACCGCGACCTGAACGACGCGCTGGCGCGCGACATCGGGGCCGTGTTCCGCGGCGAGACGCCGGAGGGACTCGTCGACCCCGAGGCCGACTGGCTGTAG
- a CDS encoding single-stranded DNA binding protein, which yields MGAIEDVYEDLDADVPFEEFEAAVEQKVEDMGGLADEETAAMLIAHELRDEEVNGVADIEPGMDEVKFLAKVMSVGEVRTFERDGEDEDGHVLNVEVADESGRVTVSLWDNVAVDAKEHLSPGDVLRIMGRPKEGYSGLEVSADKVEPDEDAEVDVEAVEQYRVEDLSMGASDVDLLGVILDVDTVRTFDRDDGSEGKVSNMTVGDETGRVRVTMWDEMADRVEELEAGTTVEIVDGYVRERDGSLELHVGSRGAIDEVDADVEYVPETTDIADLELEDVVDIAGGVIETSEKRTFDREDGSQGQVRNVRIKDDTGEIRVALWGDKADRDIDLADRVVFTDVEIQDGWQDDLEASAGWRSSVSVLEDADGGAGGAGGSADRDAGQGGLDSFDSGAGGDAGGSTAGATGEADGDDPDEGGVVEFTGTVVQAGDPVVLDDGTETRSVTTSAKLRLGEEVTVRGVESDGTIDADDVF from the coding sequence ATGGGCGCTATCGAGGACGTCTACGAGGATCTGGACGCCGACGTCCCCTTCGAGGAGTTCGAGGCCGCCGTCGAGCAGAAGGTCGAGGACATGGGCGGGCTGGCCGACGAGGAGACCGCGGCGATGCTCATCGCCCACGAACTGCGCGACGAGGAGGTCAACGGCGTGGCGGACATCGAGCCGGGGATGGACGAGGTGAAGTTCCTCGCGAAGGTGATGTCCGTCGGCGAGGTGCGCACGTTCGAGCGCGACGGCGAGGACGAGGACGGCCACGTACTCAACGTCGAGGTGGCCGACGAGTCCGGCCGCGTCACCGTCTCGCTGTGGGACAACGTCGCCGTCGACGCGAAGGAACACCTCTCGCCGGGCGACGTCCTCCGTATCATGGGGCGCCCGAAGGAGGGGTACAGCGGGCTGGAGGTCTCCGCGGACAAGGTCGAACCGGACGAGGACGCCGAGGTCGACGTGGAGGCCGTCGAGCAGTACCGCGTCGAGGACCTCTCGATGGGCGCCTCCGACGTCGACCTGCTGGGCGTGATCCTCGACGTCGACACCGTCCGGACGTTCGACCGCGACGACGGCTCCGAGGGGAAGGTGTCGAACATGACCGTCGGCGACGAGACCGGCCGCGTTCGCGTCACCATGTGGGACGAGATGGCCGACCGCGTCGAGGAACTGGAAGCAGGGACGACCGTCGAGATCGTCGACGGCTACGTCCGCGAGCGCGACGGGAGCCTCGAACTCCACGTCGGCTCCCGGGGCGCCATCGACGAGGTCGACGCGGACGTGGAGTACGTCCCGGAGACGACCGACATCGCGGACCTGGAGCTGGAGGACGTCGTCGACATCGCCGGCGGCGTCATCGAGACGAGCGAGAAGCGCACGTTCGACCGCGAAGACGGCTCGCAGGGGCAGGTGCGCAACGTCCGCATCAAAGACGACACCGGCGAGATCCGCGTGGCGCTGTGGGGCGACAAGGCCGACCGCGACATCGACCTGGCCGACCGCGTCGTCTTCACCGACGTCGAGATCCAGGACGGCTGGCAGGACGACCTCGAAGCCTCCGCCGGCTGGCGCTCGTCCGTCTCCGTGTTGGAGGACGCCGACGGCGGCGCGGGCGGCGCCGGCGGGTCGGCCGACCGCGACGCCGGGCAGGGCGGCTTGGACTCGTTCGACTCCGGCGCGGGCGGCGACGCCGGCGGGTCGACCGCCGGGGCGACCGGCGAGGCCGACGGCGACGACCCCGACGAGGGCGGCGTCGTGGAGTTCACCGGGACGGTCGTGCAGGCGGGCGACCCGGTCGTCCTCGACGACGGCACCGAGACGCGGTCGGTGACCACCTCCGCGAAGCTCCGGCTCGGCGAGGAGGTCACGGTTCGGGGCGTCGAGTCCGACGGCACCATCGACGCCGACGACGTGTTCTGA
- the azf gene encoding NAD-dependent glucose-6-phosphate dehydrogenase Azf: protein MDEPVLLTGAGGRVGRAILAGIGEAYDWRLLDREPLAEEHLPSGVGADDVVVADVTDEEGVREAVAGVGAVVHLAGDPRPNAPWDSVLSNNIDGTQTVLAAAAEAGVDRVVFASSNHAVGAYETDDRTPDMYRKDDEFRLNGTELPRPSNLYGVSKAAGETLGRYYHDHHDVSVACVRIGNLTKGHPPKEYERGQAMWLSHRDCAHLFDRCLRADYDYEIVYGISDNDRKYYSIERARDVLGYDPQDNSADYTFGGEPKGEVESRQ from the coding sequence ATGGACGAACCGGTGCTGCTCACGGGCGCTGGCGGCCGCGTCGGGCGCGCGATCCTCGCCGGGATCGGCGAGGCGTACGACTGGCGCCTGCTCGACCGCGAACCGCTCGCCGAGGAGCACCTGCCGTCGGGCGTCGGCGCCGACGACGTCGTCGTCGCGGACGTGACCGACGAAGAGGGCGTCCGCGAGGCGGTCGCCGGCGTGGGCGCCGTCGTCCACCTCGCGGGCGACCCCCGGCCGAACGCGCCCTGGGACTCCGTGCTCTCGAACAACATCGACGGGACGCAGACGGTGCTCGCCGCCGCCGCCGAGGCGGGCGTCGACCGGGTCGTCTTCGCCTCCTCGAACCACGCGGTCGGCGCCTACGAGACGGACGACCGGACGCCCGACATGTACCGCAAGGACGACGAGTTCCGGCTGAACGGGACGGAACTCCCGCGGCCGTCGAACCTGTACGGCGTCTCGAAGGCCGCCGGCGAGACGCTCGGCCGCTACTACCACGACCACCACGACGTCTCGGTCGCGTGCGTCCGCATCGGCAACCTCACGAAAGGCCACCCGCCCAAAGAGTACGAACGCGGGCAGGCGATGTGGCTCTCCCACCGCGACTGCGCGCACCTGTTCGACCGCTGTCTGCGCGCCGACTACGACTACGAGATCGTGTACGGCATCTCCGACAACGACCGCAAGTACTACTCCATCGAGCGGGCGCGGGACGTGCTCGGGTACGACCCGCAGGACAACTCCGCGGACTACACCTTCGGCGGCGAGCCGAAGGGGGAAGTCGAGTCCCGACAGTAG
- the cca gene encoding CCA tRNA nucleotidyltransferase — MTDPDAGDTDDAGDELDAVLDAVSERVTPDDAERERLAAAAADLAERARAAVADLPAPAAGADVLTVGSTARGTWLAGDRDIDLFVRFPTDLSREDLERFGLRVGHAVLPEGEEEYAEHPYVVGTADGFDVDLVPCYGVDAATEIRSAVDRTPFHNEYLTDRLDDDLAGDVRVLKAFLKGIGVYGSDLRTRGFSGYLTELLVLEHGGVRETLAAVADWHPPVRFDPEGHGTAEFDDPLVVVDPTDPERNVAAVLSGDNLARLQHHARDLLADPRPAPFFPDEPTPLSADAVRAHVDRRGTAPVAVVFDAPDLVDDQLYPQLRRSLAGIERELAGMDFETVRSATFATERAAGAEGDGDGDDDGAADGRRAVLLVELADRTLPAVARHEGPPVHVREHAAGFYGKYAADPDTYGPFVADGRYVVERERLPAERDAVAVLESDRLFDAALGARVESALERDYDVLAGADLAALADEFGTDLRDYFEPSV, encoded by the coding sequence ATGACCGATCCGGACGCCGGCGACACCGACGACGCCGGCGACGAACTCGACGCGGTGCTCGATGCGGTCAGCGAGCGGGTCACCCCCGACGACGCCGAGCGCGAGCGGCTGGCCGCCGCGGCCGCCGACCTCGCCGAGCGCGCCCGCGCGGCGGTCGCCGACCTCCCGGCGCCGGCGGCCGGCGCCGACGTGCTCACCGTCGGCTCGACCGCCCGCGGGACGTGGCTCGCCGGCGACCGCGACATCGACCTGTTCGTGCGCTTCCCGACCGACCTGTCCCGCGAGGATCTGGAACGGTTCGGTCTCCGCGTCGGCCACGCCGTCCTCCCCGAAGGCGAGGAGGAGTACGCCGAACACCCGTACGTCGTCGGCACCGCCGACGGCTTCGACGTGGATCTGGTCCCCTGCTACGGCGTCGACGCCGCCACCGAGATCCGGTCGGCCGTCGACCGGACGCCGTTCCACAACGAGTACCTGACCGACCGCCTCGACGACGACCTCGCGGGGGACGTGCGCGTCCTGAAGGCGTTCCTCAAGGGGATCGGCGTGTACGGCAGCGACCTCCGGACGCGGGGGTTCTCGGGGTACCTCACGGAGCTGCTCGTGCTCGAACACGGCGGGGTCCGGGAGACGCTGGCGGCGGTCGCCGACTGGCACCCGCCGGTCCGGTTCGACCCCGAGGGGCACGGCACCGCCGAGTTCGACGACCCGCTCGTCGTCGTCGACCCGACCGACCCCGAGCGCAACGTCGCCGCGGTGCTGTCGGGCGACAACCTCGCCCGGCTCCAACACCACGCCCGCGACCTGCTCGCGGACCCGCGTCCGGCGCCGTTCTTCCCGGACGAGCCGACGCCGCTGTCGGCCGACGCGGTCCGTGCCCACGTCGACCGCCGCGGCACCGCCCCGGTCGCGGTCGTCTTCGACGCCCCCGACCTCGTGGACGACCAGCTGTACCCCCAACTCCGTCGCTCGCTCGCCGGGATCGAGCGCGAACTCGCCGGCATGGACTTCGAGACGGTCCGGTCGGCGACGTTCGCGACCGAGCGGGCCGCGGGCGCCGAGGGCGACGGCGACGGGGACGACGACGGAGCCGCCGACGGCCGACGCGCGGTCCTACTGGTCGAACTCGCCGACCGGACGCTCCCGGCGGTCGCGCGCCACGAGGGACCGCCGGTCCACGTCCGCGAGCACGCCGCCGGTTTCTACGGGAAGTACGCCGCCGACCCCGACACGTACGGGCCGTTCGTCGCCGACGGGCGCTACGTCGTCGAACGCGAGCGCCTGCCCGCCGAGCGGGACGCGGTCGCCGTGTTGGAGTCCGACCGGCTGTTCGACGCCGCGCTCGGCGCCCGCGTGGAGTCCGCCCTCGAACGCGACTACGACGTACTCGCCGGCGCGGACCTGGCAGCACTGGCCGACGAGTTCGGCACCGACCTCCGCGACTACTTCGAGCCGTCGGTGTGA
- a CDS encoding DUF309 domain-containing protein, which yields MRSRDTQVATDGGVPDESSRRAALRAGVALYTAGEFHAAHDPWEAVWLDLNAAVDAAGPDGAAESLVRDEALFHGLIQFTAAQYHARDRNWSGAVGLARSAREYLAPLPDGYRGVDVAGVRASLARFAADPERVERAPAPPLPHDGERVAPTSLSLDAASLAAEALADEYGLDESVVADAGRFAREEAAAGRSRFAALLFDLLRVDTPQERGLVYDRLSGLVDVERRKEEDVEGLF from the coding sequence ATGCGCTCCCGAGACACTCAGGTCGCGACCGACGGCGGCGTCCCCGACGAGTCGAGCCGTCGCGCCGCGCTCCGGGCCGGCGTCGCGCTGTACACCGCCGGCGAGTTCCACGCCGCCCACGACCCGTGGGAGGCGGTCTGGCTCGACCTGAACGCCGCCGTCGACGCGGCGGGTCCCGACGGCGCCGCCGAGTCGCTCGTCCGCGACGAGGCGCTGTTCCACGGCCTGATCCAGTTCACCGCCGCCCAGTACCACGCCCGGGACCGCAACTGGTCGGGCGCGGTCGGTCTCGCGCGGAGCGCCCGCGAGTACCTCGCGCCCCTCCCCGACGGCTACCGCGGCGTCGACGTCGCCGGCGTCCGAGCGTCGCTGGCGCGGTTCGCCGCCGACCCCGAGCGGGTCGAGCGCGCACCCGCACCGCCGCTGCCACACGACGGCGAGCGCGTCGCGCCCACGTCGCTGTCGCTCGACGCGGCGTCGCTGGCGGCGGAAGCGCTCGCCGACGAGTACGGACTCGACGAGTCGGTCGTCGCCGACGCGGGACGGTTCGCCCGCGAGGAGGCGGCCGCCGGGCGGTCGCGGTTCGCGGCGCTGCTGTTCGACCTCCTGCGCGTGGACACCCCACAGGAACGGGGACTGGTGTACGACCGCCTGTCCGGGCTGGTGGACGTCGAGCGGCGCAAGGAGGAGGACGTGGAGGGGTTGTTCTAA
- a CDS encoding histone family protein codes for MTVELPFAPVDDVIRRNAGDLRVSAGAAEELAGRVQRHGASLAADAAERAAADGRKTLMPADFGVEQVVERSSLTLPIAPVDRIARLDIDDSFRVSMDARVALADVLEDYADNVARAAALLARHADRRTVQADDIETYFALFEG; via the coding sequence ATGACTGTCGAGTTGCCGTTCGCGCCCGTCGACGACGTCATCCGTCGGAACGCGGGTGACCTCCGGGTGAGCGCCGGCGCGGCCGAGGAGTTGGCCGGGCGCGTCCAACGACACGGCGCGTCGCTGGCGGCCGACGCCGCCGAGCGGGCGGCCGCCGACGGGCGCAAGACGCTCATGCCGGCGGATTTCGGCGTCGAGCAGGTGGTCGAGCGGTCGTCGCTGACGCTCCCCATCGCGCCCGTCGACCGGATCGCTCGACTCGACATCGACGACAGCTTCCGCGTCTCGATGGACGCCCGCGTCGCGCTCGCGGACGTCCTCGAAGACTACGCCGACAACGTCGCCCGCGCGGCCGCCCTGTTGGCCCGCCACGCGGACCGCCGCACCGTCCAAGCCGACGACATCGAGACGTACTTCGCGCTGTTCGAGGGGTAG
- a CDS encoding histone deacetylase: MRFGYSEACLDHDTGDRHPENPDRLRAIKEGLKRKHGVEYVEADSASRDAIDAVHDTDYVDEVIEFCDSGGGNWDPDTVASPNTWAAARAAAGQAQWAAEEGMQGAPGRKTPFALGRPPGHHAVFDDAMGFCFVNNAAVAAQSVIDDPDSGVERVAIFDWDVHHGNGTQDIFYDRGDVLYSSIHEEGLYPGTGDVEETGEGDGEGTTLNVPLPAGAGDADFLLAIDDLIAPVTERFGADLVLVSAGFDAHRHDPISRMRVSTEGYALMTDRIRTLAEDTGAGLGFVLEGGYGLDTLSEGVAIVHETFDGRPPIEPDKEAEEKTEPVVADLRRRFDLD, encoded by the coding sequence ATGCGGTTCGGCTACAGCGAGGCCTGTCTCGACCACGACACCGGCGACCGCCACCCGGAGAACCCCGACCGCCTCCGCGCGATCAAGGAGGGACTCAAGCGCAAACACGGCGTCGAGTACGTGGAGGCCGACTCCGCCTCCCGCGACGCCATCGACGCCGTCCACGACACCGACTACGTCGACGAGGTGATAGAGTTCTGCGACTCCGGCGGCGGCAACTGGGACCCCGACACGGTCGCCTCGCCGAACACGTGGGCGGCCGCCCGCGCGGCCGCCGGGCAGGCGCAGTGGGCCGCCGAGGAGGGGATGCAGGGGGCGCCCGGCCGGAAGACCCCGTTCGCGCTGGGGCGACCGCCGGGCCACCACGCCGTGTTCGACGACGCGATGGGCTTCTGTTTCGTCAACAACGCCGCCGTCGCCGCCCAGTCGGTGATCGACGACCCCGACAGCGGCGTCGAACGGGTCGCCATCTTCGACTGGGACGTCCACCACGGCAACGGCACGCAGGACATCTTCTACGACCGTGGCGACGTGCTGTACAGTTCGATCCACGAGGAGGGCCTGTACCCCGGCACCGGCGACGTCGAGGAGACGGGCGAGGGCGACGGCGAGGGGACCACCCTGAACGTCCCGCTGCCGGCGGGGGCCGGCGACGCCGACTTCCTGCTGGCCATCGACGACCTGATCGCGCCGGTCACCGAGCGGTTCGGCGCCGACCTCGTGCTCGTCTCGGCCGGCTTCGACGCCCACCGCCACGACCCCATCTCGCGGATGCGCGTCTCGACGGAGGGGTACGCGCTGATGACCGACCGGATCCGGACGCTCGCGGAGGACACGGGCGCCGGGCTGGGTTTCGTTCTGGAGGGCGGCTACGGGCTGGACACCCTCTCGGAGGGCGTCGCCATCGTCCACGAGACGTTCGACGGCCGCCCGCCCATCGAGCCGGACAAGGAGGCCGAGGAGAAGACGGAGCCGGTGGTCGCGGACCTTCGCCGGCGGTTCGACCTGGACTGA
- a CDS encoding dihydroneopterin aldolase family protein, with amino-acid sequence MPTDAQQACFEAGIKFGSLYHQFAGTPVSPRSTRSLETAIAESIENQPFCESVTVAIDDDAVAADIDHENGYTELSGHLMEVEMRIAYDSVTVRTRMAMEDGYPLMKLVEVVDGRDPDGDVPADTDATN; translated from the coding sequence ATGCCCACCGACGCCCAGCAGGCGTGTTTCGAGGCCGGCATCAAGTTCGGCTCGCTGTACCACCAGTTCGCCGGCACCCCCGTCTCCCCGCGGAGCACGCGCTCGCTGGAGACGGCCATCGCCGAGTCGATCGAGAACCAGCCGTTCTGCGAGTCGGTGACGGTCGCCATCGACGACGACGCCGTCGCGGCCGACATCGACCACGAGAACGGCTACACCGAGCTCTCGGGCCACCTGATGGAGGTGGAGATGCGGATCGCGTACGACTCCGTGACCGTCCGCACGCGGATGGCGATGGAGGACGGCTACCCGCTGATGAAACTGGTCGAAGTCGTCGACGGCAGGGACC